The genome window GCCGACGGCGGTGTGGCGGGTGACGTCGACGCCGATCTCGACCAGGCGGGCCGACAGCCACGAGGAGTTGGTGTCGACGACGTCGCCGCTCACCAGCTCGGTGCCGACCGCGACCAGCTCGGCCCGCACCCTCAGCCCCCTCCCCGGCCCTCGCCCCCGACCTCGGCGCGGCTGCGGCGCTGGATGCGGACGGCGTACTCGAGGCCGCTGCCGACCGTCGCCACCACGGCGATCACGAGGGCGGCCTCGCGGACCGGGTCGGGGATGCCGGGGTACAGGTAGAGGGTCACCGCGGCGACCTGCGTGACGGTCTTCACCTTCCCCCAGCTGCTGGCCGGCATCACGACGCCGCGGTCGCGGACCAGCCGCGCCCGCAGCCAGGTGACCGCCGCCTCGCGGGCGACGATGACGCCGACGGCCCACCACGGGAGCTCGCCCAGCGCGGCGAGGATCGCGAGGGCGCCGATGATCAGCAGCTTGTCCGCGAGCGGGTCGGCGAGCTGGCCCCAGCGGGTCACGCCGACGAGGCGCCGGGCGACCTCCCCGTCGATCGTGTCGGTCGCGGCGGCGAAGGTGAAGATGCCGAACGCCCACCACCGCGCGGCGGGTGTCGCCCCGCTCGCGTCCGCGGCGCTCGTCGCGAGCAGCCAGCCGATGACGGGGACGAGGAGGACGCGGAGGAACGTGAACGCGTTCGCGAGGTTGAACGGGCTCGGCTCCGCGGGGTGGTCACCCGACGGCGGTCGCGGTGCTGACCGGCTCGTGCGGGTCTCCTCCACGTCAGTCGGTCTCCCATATCAGCCGGTCGTCGGGCCCAAGTGTGCCCGGTCCCCACCGGCGGGCGCAGGTTCGGCGATCAGGTCGATGCCGTCGGTGGCGGTGATGCGCACCGGCGCGAACCGGCCGACGGGTGTCTGCAGGCCGGCGACCCGGATCTCGCCGTCGGTCTCCGGCGCCTCGCGATAGGAGCGGCCGACCGCGCCGTCG of Euzebya sp. contains these proteins:
- the pgsA gene encoding CDP-diacylglycerol--glycerol-3-phosphate 3-phosphatidyltransferase, with product MEETRTSRSAPRPPSGDHPAEPSPFNLANAFTFLRVLLVPVIGWLLATSAADASGATPAARWWAFGIFTFAAATDTIDGEVARRLVGVTRWGQLADPLADKLLIIGALAILAALGELPWWAVGVIVAREAAVTWLRARLVRDRGVVMPASSWGKVKTVTQVAAVTLYLYPGIPDPVREAALVIAVVATVGSGLEYAVRIQRRSRAEVGGEGRGGG